One Sagittula stellata E-37 genomic window carries:
- a CDS encoding DUF1236 domain-containing protein — translation MFKKIAASAIALTAVTAAPLFALDAATTTELNLREGPGPQYGVVSVMPQDAMVSVDGCTASDWCKVSFDGAEGWAYSPYLLNTTMPEPTVIYQNTDAMDVKIIEQEKDGTETAVNATAGAGFGAATAALLVGGPAAVAAGVVLGAAGGAAATPAETTVTYVSQNPVEPVYLNGEVVVGAGIPDGVTLYDVPEADYTYAYVNDAPVIVNPENRRIVYIVR, via the coding sequence ATGTTCAAGAAAATCGCAGCCTCCGCCATTGCCCTCACCGCCGTGACCGCAGCGCCGCTGTTCGCGCTCGACGCCGCCACCACGACCGAGCTGAACCTGCGCGAAGGCCCCGGACCGCAGTACGGAGTGGTCAGCGTGATGCCGCAGGACGCGATGGTCTCCGTCGACGGCTGCACGGCCTCCGACTGGTGCAAGGTGTCCTTTGACGGCGCCGAAGGCTGGGCCTACAGCCCCTACCTGCTGAACACCACCATGCCGGAACCGACGGTGATCTACCAGAACACCGATGCCATGGACGTGAAGATCATCGAACAGGAGAAGGACGGCACCGAAACCGCCGTGAACGCGACCGCGGGCGCAGGCTTTGGCGCCGCGACCGCCGCGCTTCTGGTCGGTGGCCCCGCTGCCGTCGCCGCAGGCGTTGTGCTGGGGGCCGCAGGGGGCGCCGCAGCCACCCCGGCAGAGACCACCGTCACCTACGTGTCGCAGAACCCGGTCGAGCCGGTCTATCTGAACGGCGAAGTCGTCGTCGGCGCCGGTATCCCGGACGGCGTGACGCTCTACGACGTGCCGGAAGCGGACTACACCTACGCCTACGTCAACGACGCGCCGGTCATCGTGAACCCGGAGAACCGCCGCATCGTCTACATCGTGCGCTGA
- a CDS encoding MerR family transcriptional regulator, whose amino-acid sequence MSKSPDAFRTISEVSEWLETPAHVLRFWESKFTQVKPVKRAGGRRYYRPADMELLGGIKKLLHEDGLTIKGVQKVLREQGVRYVSGLSPQVGDEDEDAALIEDAPYIEVEQTDDGVVAFPGRSAEPPQDTPETGQEGAVEPAASAPEDTHEAAAEAAETDEDLPSLPPLDPFDTPDEPLAPPALKPAPVAQDDAVSLAPQPAPMPADVPLSNDATAEHTAVAATDAGESVTEDDDMARLAEDTLQTAFAFDLPDAAGIPSPGETPDDTASDPDPDLAAPAEDPIVDAPEAADVMDDAQDSDPDGDPEPVEAEADAEADVALPAEPDAEHDPAHVPDISVQDAPVRATNALNLPDFAQPEDSGPPHAGPGLLARAASLTLLSPEQARAIAAQMPVLQQRLDRLNGAGQDDV is encoded by the coding sequence ATGTCGAAGTCGCCTGACGCCTTCCGCACCATCTCGGAAGTTTCCGAGTGGCTAGAGACCCCTGCGCATGTTCTGCGGTTCTGGGAAAGCAAGTTCACCCAGGTCAAACCGGTGAAACGCGCGGGCGGGCGTCGGTACTATCGCCCTGCCGACATGGAATTGCTCGGCGGAATCAAGAAGTTGCTGCATGAGGACGGGCTGACCATCAAGGGCGTCCAGAAGGTGCTCCGCGAACAGGGCGTGCGGTATGTTTCCGGTCTGTCGCCACAGGTCGGCGACGAAGACGAGGACGCCGCCCTGATCGAGGATGCGCCCTACATCGAGGTCGAGCAGACCGACGACGGCGTCGTGGCCTTCCCCGGCAGGTCTGCAGAACCTCCGCAGGACACGCCGGAGACCGGTCAGGAGGGCGCTGTCGAACCGGCGGCTTCCGCCCCCGAAGACACACACGAAGCGGCAGCCGAAGCGGCGGAAACGGACGAAGATCTGCCCTCCCTGCCACCGCTCGACCCGTTCGACACCCCCGACGAACCCCTCGCCCCGCCCGCGCTGAAGCCCGCGCCCGTCGCACAGGACGACGCCGTCTCCCTCGCGCCACAGCCTGCGCCCATGCCCGCCGACGTTCCCTTGTCAAATGACGCTACGGCAGAGCACACCGCCGTGGCCGCAACGGATGCGGGAGAATCGGTGACGGAGGACGACGACATGGCCCGCCTTGCAGAGGACACGCTGCAGACCGCTTTCGCTTTCGATCTTCCGGACGCCGCTGGCATTCCCTCGCCCGGGGAAACGCCCGACGACACGGCATCCGACCCCGACCCCGACTTGGCCGCACCCGCCGAAGACCCCATCGTCGACGCCCCCGAAGCGGCGGACGTGATGGACGACGCGCAGGACAGCGATCCGGACGGCGATCCGGAACCGGTCGAGGCGGAAGCAGACGCGGAAGCAGACGTTGCCCTGCCCGCCGAACCGGATGCAGAGCACGACCCGGCGCACGTCCCGGACATCTCGGTGCAGGACGCGCCGGTGCGCGCGACCAACGCCCTGAACCTGCCCGACTTCGCACAGCCGGAAGATTCCGGACCTCCGCACGCCGGCCCCGGTCTCCTCGCCCGGGCGGCATCGCTCACACTGCTCTCGCCAGAGCAGGCAAGGGCCATCGCCGCGCAAATGCCGGTCCTGCAGCAGCGGCTCGATCGCCTGAATGGCGCGGGTCAGGACGACGTCTGA
- the ihfA gene encoding integration host factor subunit alpha, producing MGEKTLTRMDLSEAVFREVGLSRNESAELVEAVLQHMSDALVEGEQVKISSFGTFSVREKAARVGRNPKTGEEVPIQPRRVLTFRPSHLMKDRVAAGNKR from the coding sequence ATGGGGGAAAAAACCCTGACGCGTATGGACTTGAGCGAAGCGGTATTTCGCGAGGTTGGTCTGTCGCGGAACGAGAGCGCGGAACTGGTCGAGGCAGTGCTTCAGCACATGTCGGACGCGCTTGTCGAAGGAGAACAGGTCAAGATTTCGTCCTTCGGCACGTTTTCCGTGCGCGAGAAGGCCGCGCGTGTGGGGCGCAACCCCAAGACAGGTGAAGAGGTTCCGATCCAGCCGCGCCGCGTGCTGACCTTCCGGCCCTCGCACTTGATGAAAGACCGCGTGGCCGCGGGCAACAAGCGCTGA
- the nagZ gene encoding beta-N-acetylhexosaminidase, with product MNRFGAAILGCAGQALTADERALFRDVRPFGFILFARNIESADQVRTLCDQMRAAAGFDAPVFIDQEGGRVQRLRAPLAKEFRPPLDDVALGPRAFWLRARLIAHELRSMGIDGNCIPTLDVARDETHPILRNRCYGTDVATVVRHGRAVADGLFAGGVLPVMKHMPGHGLGTLDSHKDLPRVGAPRDVLDHTDFAAFRALNDLPLAMTAHLVFEEIDPQPATVSNIMVKVIRKEIGFDGLLMTDDISMEALSGTVDERCAAALAAGCDLVLHCNGAFDEMVSIWDRCGEMTPAAQTRAEAALAARRAPDDVDIAALEAEFDALTA from the coding sequence ATGAACCGCTTCGGCGCGGCCATCCTTGGCTGCGCGGGGCAGGCGCTGACGGCGGACGAGAGGGCGCTGTTCCGGGACGTGCGCCCTTTCGGCTTCATCCTCTTTGCCCGCAACATCGAAAGCGCCGACCAGGTCCGGACGCTGTGTGACCAGATGCGCGCAGCCGCCGGTTTCGACGCGCCGGTGTTCATCGACCAGGAAGGCGGGCGCGTGCAGCGCCTGCGCGCGCCGCTGGCAAAGGAATTCCGGCCGCCGCTTGACGACGTGGCGCTGGGGCCGCGGGCCTTCTGGCTGCGCGCCCGTCTGATCGCGCACGAACTGCGGTCCATGGGGATCGACGGAAACTGCATCCCGACGCTGGACGTCGCGCGGGACGAGACGCACCCGATCCTGCGCAACCGCTGTTACGGCACCGACGTGGCGACCGTGGTCCGCCATGGCCGCGCCGTGGCGGATGGGCTGTTCGCGGGCGGTGTTCTGCCGGTGATGAAGCACATGCCCGGCCACGGGCTTGGCACACTGGACAGTCACAAGGACCTGCCGCGCGTCGGCGCGCCGCGAGATGTGCTCGACCATACCGATTTTGCCGCGTTTCGTGCATTGAACGACCTGCCGTTGGCCATGACGGCACATTTGGTGTTCGAAGAGATCGACCCGCAACCGGCCACGGTATCGAACATCATGGTCAAGGTGATCCGTAAAGAGATCGGATTTGACGGGCTTTTGATGACCGACGACATCTCGATGGAGGCGTTGAGCGGCACGGTGGACGAACGCTGTGCCGCGGCGTTGGCGGCGGGTTGCGACCTTGTCCTGCACTGCAACGGCGCCTTCGATGAGATGGTGTCGATCTGGGACCGCTGCGGAGAGATGACCCCGGCGGCACAGACCCGCGCAGAGGCGGCGCTGGCCGCCCGCCGCGCGCCCGACGATGTTGACATCGCGGCGCTGGAGGCTGAGTTTGACGCCTTGACCGCGTGA
- a CDS encoding SPOR domain-containing protein, whose amino-acid sequence MKDEQHHLAGNVLAGEHEADMADYSYDAGRIAPVSGHFQHGGQRYDGERAADYGAQDYGAAAQVRTVSMTNLLGAAASLALVVGVGIWGYGVMARDVSGVPVVRAASGPMRVAPEDPGGTLADHQGLAVNAVAGQGSAEGPAQQLVLAPRPAGLASEDVATGALSLALQQDAEAMATAAEDGATPAVLSTQSGDNAENDPILALAAQIAAESEPLTPLAPGADNPVVTEVQDVSSSGARDLFPEDEYEEEAEMPKPGPGLGRSLRPRLRPSGLQVASVGPVDADVIAAAVASVTKEIDPATLPAGTRLVQIGAFDSAETARSEWTRLETRFGDFMDGKGRVIQQATSGGRTFYRLRAEGFVDLSDARRFCAAFVAEKVDCIPVVTR is encoded by the coding sequence ATGAAGGACGAGCAGCATCACCTTGCCGGCAATGTACTGGCGGGGGAACACGAGGCAGACATGGCGGACTATTCCTATGACGCGGGGCGCATTGCGCCTGTTTCCGGGCATTTTCAGCACGGTGGCCAACGGTACGACGGCGAACGCGCTGCCGATTACGGCGCTCAGGACTATGGCGCGGCGGCGCAGGTCCGGACGGTTTCGATGACCAACCTGCTGGGCGCTGCGGCGTCTCTGGCGTTGGTCGTTGGTGTCGGCATCTGGGGCTACGGCGTGATGGCGCGGGACGTCAGCGGCGTGCCGGTCGTGCGCGCGGCCTCCGGTCCGATGCGGGTGGCGCCCGAAGATCCGGGCGGTACGCTGGCCGATCACCAGGGGCTGGCGGTCAACGCCGTGGCGGGGCAGGGGTCTGCCGAAGGGCCTGCGCAACAGCTTGTCCTGGCACCGCGCCCGGCTGGGCTTGCCTCCGAAGACGTGGCCACGGGGGCACTGTCCCTGGCGTTGCAGCAGGACGCAGAAGCGATGGCCACCGCGGCGGAGGATGGCGCGACGCCGGCGGTGTTGTCGACGCAATCCGGCGACAATGCAGAAAACGACCCTATTCTTGCACTGGCGGCCCAGATCGCGGCCGAAAGCGAGCCGTTGACGCCTTTGGCGCCCGGCGCAGACAACCCCGTGGTGACAGAGGTGCAGGACGTGTCGTCTTCGGGCGCGCGCGATCTTTTCCCGGAAGACGAATACGAGGAAGAGGCCGAGATGCCCAAGCCCGGTCCCGGACTTGGCCGGTCGCTCAGGCCCAGGCTGCGGCCCTCCGGCTTGCAGGTGGCGTCGGTCGGGCCGGTCGATGCCGACGTGATCGCCGCCGCCGTGGCCAGCGTCACCAAGGAGATCGACCCCGCGACTCTGCCCGCCGGCACACGGCTGGTGCAGATCGGCGCGTTCGACAGCGCCGAGACGGCGCGGTCCGAATGGACACGTCTGGAGACCCGCTTTGGCGACTTCATGGACGGCAAGGGCCGGGTGATCCAGCAGGCGACATCGGGCGGGCGGACGTTCTACCGCCTGCGGGCCGAGGGCTTCGTCGACCTGTCGGATGCGCGGCGGTTCTGCGCGGCGTTTGTCGCCGAGAAGGTGGACTGCATCCCGGTGGTCACGCGATGA
- a CDS encoding segregation and condensation protein A encodes MDDTDTEPELPLSVADRMAAEALVVDVEGFEGPLDLLLNMARTQKVDLRQISVLDLARQYLVFVEKAKALRIELAADYLVMAAWLAFLKSRLLLPPDPTEEGPSGEDLAAHLAFQLERLQAMREVAAKLMARDRLGRDFFARGVPEEMERVRKVVYTASLLDLMQGYARIRTKDEFRPFVMDRDKVFTMEQALDRMRGMIGFAGQWTDIQGYLPDGWNEDPVMWRSATAATFAASLELVKEGKVELRQSGTFEPIQLRRREGRE; translated from the coding sequence ATGGACGATACCGACACAGAGCCGGAACTGCCGCTTTCCGTCGCCGATCGCATGGCGGCGGAAGCTTTGGTCGTGGACGTCGAGGGCTTCGAGGGACCGCTCGACCTGCTTCTGAACATGGCGCGCACGCAGAAGGTGGACCTGCGCCAGATCAGCGTTCTGGACCTGGCGCGGCAGTACCTCGTCTTTGTCGAGAAGGCCAAGGCGCTGCGGATCGAACTGGCGGCGGACTACCTCGTGATGGCGGCTTGGCTCGCGTTCCTGAAATCGCGCCTCCTGCTGCCGCCCGACCCGACGGAGGAAGGCCCCTCGGGCGAGGATCTGGCGGCGCATCTGGCTTTTCAGCTTGAGCGGTTGCAGGCGATGCGCGAGGTGGCGGCCAAGCTGATGGCGCGCGACCGGCTGGGCCGCGATTTCTTTGCCCGCGGCGTGCCGGAAGAGATGGAGCGCGTGCGGAAGGTGGTCTACACCGCCTCGCTGCTGGACCTGATGCAGGGCTACGCGCGCATCCGCACCAAGGACGAATTCCGGCCCTTCGTGATGGACCGGGACAAGGTGTTTACCATGGAACAGGCGCTGGACCGGATGCGCGGCATGATCGGCTTTGCGGGCCAGTGGACGGACATTCAGGGCTATCTGCCGGACGGTTGGAACGAAGACCCTGTGATGTGGCGCTCGGCCACGGCGGCGACTTTCGCGGCCTCGCTGGAACTGGTGAAGGAGGGCAAGGTGGAGCTTCGGCAGAGCGGCACATTCGAGCCGATCCAGCTGCGCCGCCGGGAGGGCCGGGAATGA
- a CDS encoding cation:proton antiporter gives MAVAESAGALDPVLAFALVGALGVGSQWLAWRMRLPAIVLMLAAGLIVGPVLGLLDPAAQFGTMLSPMIAIAVAIILFEGGLTLDVDHLSDAATGVRRLVIIGAPLGWLMSACALHYVAGLSWETSAVFGGIMIVTGPTVIAPLLRQAKLAKRPAALLQWEAIVNDPVGALAAVLAFEVVVVLQTATGAGHAVWQLAMGIGVASALGLAGGAGLAAAFRRAYVPEYMKVPVLFVVLLAVFAVADSVLHESGLLAVTLMGLWIANAGLPSFTELYRFKEHATVLLVSGVFILLAAGMSFDRLMVLDWRAVVFVAVVILIARPLPVLIALAFTNVPAKERILVALTGPRGVVLVAVAGLFGERLVELGIPDGDRVAPLAFALVAATVVLHGFTLSPVARFLGLSAGEKPGVLILGGSRWSVELALALRKMGQVEKKGEKGEVKKSTGLPVMIADPNHARLRGAREAGIDVFFGDILSEAAEERVELIAYEKLICAAENDAYNTLVATDLAPEFGRDNVFQLKRVKETSSRHALPATLGGRPLAPQQTYFEANAAIAEGYEFRVSTLSEEWKLENWREMLNGAVAVAELTPGGRLRFLAPDEDPQDRPGTRILSFTEKREERREA, from the coding sequence ATGGCGGTAGCTGAATCGGCGGGGGCACTGGACCCCGTTCTGGCTTTTGCGCTGGTGGGCGCGCTTGGCGTGGGCAGTCAGTGGCTGGCCTGGCGAATGCGGCTTCCGGCCATCGTGCTGATGCTGGCGGCGGGGCTGATCGTCGGCCCTGTGCTGGGGCTTCTGGACCCGGCCGCCCAGTTCGGCACCATGCTGTCGCCGATGATCGCCATCGCGGTGGCCATCATCCTGTTCGAGGGCGGGCTGACGCTGGACGTCGATCATCTGAGCGACGCGGCGACCGGCGTGCGCCGGCTGGTGATCATCGGCGCGCCGCTGGGGTGGCTGATGTCGGCCTGCGCGCTGCACTACGTGGCCGGCCTGTCGTGGGAGACCTCCGCGGTCTTCGGCGGGATCATGATCGTCACCGGCCCGACGGTGATCGCGCCCCTTCTGCGGCAGGCGAAGCTGGCGAAACGTCCGGCGGCGCTGCTCCAGTGGGAAGCGATCGTCAACGACCCGGTGGGCGCGCTGGCGGCGGTCCTGGCCTTCGAGGTCGTCGTCGTGCTGCAGACCGCCACCGGGGCGGGCCATGCCGTTTGGCAGCTTGCCATGGGGATCGGCGTGGCAAGCGCCCTTGGGCTGGCCGGGGGCGCGGGTCTGGCGGCCGCCTTCCGCCGCGCCTATGTGCCGGAATACATGAAGGTCCCCGTGTTGTTCGTTGTTCTGCTTGCGGTTTTCGCCGTTGCGGATTCGGTGCTGCACGAAAGCGGCCTCTTGGCTGTGACCCTGATGGGGCTGTGGATCGCCAATGCCGGGCTGCCGTCCTTCACCGAGCTTTACCGTTTCAAGGAACACGCGACCGTGTTGCTGGTCTCGGGGGTGTTCATCCTGCTGGCGGCGGGCATGAGTTTCGACCGGCTGATGGTTCTGGACTGGCGGGCGGTGGTCTTCGTCGCGGTGGTGATCCTGATCGCGCGCCCGCTGCCGGTGCTGATCGCCCTGGCCTTTACCAACGTGCCCGCGAAGGAGCGCATCCTCGTGGCCCTGACCGGTCCGCGCGGTGTGGTGCTGGTCGCCGTCGCCGGGCTGTTCGGCGAGCGGCTGGTGGAGCTTGGCATCCCGGACGGCGACCGCGTGGCGCCGCTGGCCTTCGCGCTGGTGGCGGCGACCGTGGTGCTGCACGGTTTCACCCTGTCTCCGGTGGCGCGGTTCCTTGGCCTCAGCGCCGGAGAGAAGCCGGGTGTGCTGATCCTCGGCGGATCGCGCTGGTCGGTGGAGCTGGCGCTGGCGCTGCGCAAGATGGGGCAGGTGGAAAAGAAGGGCGAGAAGGGCGAGGTGAAGAAATCCACCGGCCTGCCGGTGATGATCGCCGATCCCAATCATGCGCGGCTGCGCGGTGCGCGCGAGGCCGGGATCGACGTGTTCTTTGGCGACATCCTGTCGGAGGCGGCGGAAGAACGGGTGGAATTGATCGCCTACGAGAAGCTGATCTGCGCCGCCGAGAACGATGCCTACAACACGCTGGTCGCCACCGACCTCGCGCCGGAGTTCGGGCGCGACAACGTCTTTCAGCTTAAGCGGGTGAAGGAGACGAGTTCGCGCCACGCGCTGCCGGCCACGCTGGGCGGTCGGCCGCTGGCGCCGCAACAAACCTACTTCGAGGCCAACGCCGCGATTGCCGAGGGCTACGAGTTCCGCGTCAGCACCCTGTCGGAGGAATGGAAGCTGGAGAACTGGCGCGAGATGCTGAACGGCGCCGTGGCGGTGGCAGAGCTGACGCCGGGCGGGCGGCTGCGCTTCCTTGCGCCCGACGAAGACCCGCAGGACCGGCCCGGCACGCGCATCCTGTCCTTCACCGAGAAGCGGGAGGAACGGCGGGAGGCCTGA
- a CDS encoding 2'-deoxycytidine 5'-triphosphate deaminase, translating to MTGVLASQQIQTLISTGALAADDPFAPGQLQPASLDLRLGTRAYRVRASFLAGKGRTVASRISEFEMHEIDLGPGAVLEKGCVYLVPLMERLSLPDDITAIANAKSSTGRLDLLTRVITDGGTEFDRVAPGYDGPLWAEICPRSFSVLVRPGMTLNQIRFRRGQSVLSDAQLTALHEEVGLVAGGPAVIDAGLGFSVDLEPGPQGIVGYRARPHTGVIDLAKLNHYDPADYWDRLRSDRNRLILDPGAFYILVSREAVHIPPGYAAEMAPFLAMVGEFRVHYAGFFDPGFGHAAAGGAGARGVLEVRCHEAPFVLEHGQTVGRLVYERMSEVPAQVYGQGIASNYQGQGLKLSKHFMTA from the coding sequence ATGACCGGCGTACTGGCCAGCCAGCAGATCCAGACCCTGATCTCCACCGGCGCGCTTGCGGCGGACGACCCGTTCGCCCCCGGCCAGTTGCAGCCCGCCAGCCTCGACCTGCGGCTGGGGACGCGCGCCTACCGGGTCCGCGCCTCCTTCCTCGCGGGCAAGGGCCGGACCGTCGCGTCGCGCATCTCCGAGTTCGAAATGCACGAGATCGACCTCGGCCCCGGCGCCGTGCTGGAAAAGGGCTGCGTCTACCTCGTGCCGCTGATGGAACGCCTCAGCCTGCCGGACGACATCACCGCCATCGCCAACGCCAAAAGCTCCACCGGGCGGCTCGACCTGCTGACCCGCGTCATCACCGACGGCGGGACGGAGTTCGACCGCGTGGCTCCGGGCTACGACGGCCCCCTCTGGGCCGAGATCTGCCCGCGCAGCTTTTCCGTCCTCGTGCGCCCCGGCATGACACTGAACCAGATCCGCTTCCGGCGCGGTCAATCCGTGCTCTCCGACGCGCAGCTCACGGCGCTGCACGAAGAGGTCGGACTGGTGGCGGGCGGTCCGGCGGTGATCGACGCAGGGCTTGGCTTTTCCGTCGACCTCGAACCCGGGCCGCAGGGCATCGTGGGCTACCGCGCCCGCCCGCACACCGGGGTGATCGACCTCGCCAAGCTCAACCACTACGACCCCGCCGACTACTGGGACCGCCTGCGCTCCGACCGCAACCGGCTGATCCTCGATCCCGGCGCCTTCTACATCCTCGTGAGCCGCGAGGCCGTGCACATACCGCCGGGCTACGCCGCCGAGATGGCCCCCTTCCTCGCCATGGTGGGCGAGTTCCGCGTGCATTACGCAGGTTTCTTCGACCCCGGCTTCGGCCATGCGGCGGCCGGCGGCGCGGGCGCGCGCGGTGTGCTCGAAGTGCGCTGCCACGAGGCGCCCTTCGTGCTCGAACACGGGCAGACCGTGGGCCGCCTCGTCTATGAACGCATGTCCGAAGTCCCCGCCCAGGTTTACGGTCAGGGGATCGCCTCGAACTATCAGGGACAGGGCCTGAAACTTTCGAAACATTTCATGACCGCCTGA
- the scpB gene encoding SMC-Scp complex subunit ScpB, giving the protein MNDLPETGQEGAEDVAEPIRESLFEAPPMGEQERMVEAILFASAEAVTVKDLGDRMPHGCDPAEALVHLRKRYEGRGVRVVRVGDAWAMRTAPDLGYLMQREMVETRKLSRAAVETLAIIAYHQPVTRAEIEEIRGVAVSRGTVDQLIEMDWIRFGRRRMTPGRPVTFVVTQGFLDHFGLESARDLPGLAELRSAGLLESRPSPIGPMGDERDPDEMEAGEGQSELFED; this is encoded by the coding sequence ATGAACGATCTGCCGGAGACCGGACAGGAGGGGGCCGAAGACGTCGCCGAACCGATACGCGAGTCGTTGTTCGAGGCGCCGCCCATGGGCGAGCAGGAGCGCATGGTGGAGGCGATCCTGTTCGCCAGCGCCGAGGCCGTGACGGTGAAGGACCTGGGCGACCGGATGCCCCACGGCTGCGATCCGGCGGAGGCGCTGGTGCATCTGCGCAAGCGTTACGAGGGGCGCGGCGTGCGCGTGGTGCGCGTGGGCGACGCCTGGGCGATGCGCACCGCCCCCGACCTGGGCTACCTGATGCAGCGCGAGATGGTGGAGACCCGCAAGCTGTCGCGCGCGGCGGTGGAGACCTTGGCGATCATCGCCTACCACCAGCCGGTGACGCGCGCGGAAATCGAGGAAATCCGGGGGGTTGCCGTGTCGCGCGGCACGGTCGACCAGTTGATCGAGATGGATTGGATCCGTTTCGGACGACGCCGGATGACACCGGGACGACCGGTGACCTTTGTGGTGACGCAGGGCTTTCTCGATCACTTCGGGCTGGAATCGGCGCGCGATCTTCCCGGGCTGGCGGAACTGCGGTCGGCGGGGCTTTTGGAGAGCCGCCCGTCGCCGATCGGGCCTATGGGCGACGAGCGAGACCCGGACGAGATGGAGGCCGGCGAAGGCCAGTCGGAACTGTTCGAGGACTAG
- the argS gene encoding arginine--tRNA ligase codes for MNLFADIRALVLDAITTLVTEGVLPDGLNTDAVTTEPPRDPAHGDMATNAAMVLAKPAGKKPRDIAEALAVKLADDPRVASAEVAGPGFLNLRLEPSVWQALPKAILGGGTAYGRSDMGKGEKVNIEYVSANPTGPMHVGHARGAIVGDAMASLLAYAGYDVTREYYINDGGAQVDVLARSVYLRYQEAHDLSVDWPEGSYPGDYLIPVGEALKDKVGDVWLEAPEKVWLPEVREFATAAMMALIRDDLAALGVHMDVFFSEKSLYGTGRIEAAIDALKEMGLIYWGVLPKPKGKAEEDWEEREQWLFKSTDFGDDEDRPVMKADGSWAYFAPDIAYHYDKVQRGFDLLINIFGADHGGYVKRLKAVVKALSQDRVPLDIKLIQLVKLFKNGAPFKMSKRAGTFITLRDLVDEVGADVARFHMLTRKSDATLDFDFDKVVEQSKENPVFYVQYAHARICSVLRKAGAEGIDVSDATLAAQDLSGMTHPAELHLAAKLAEWPRLVEIAARTHEPHRVATYLGELAADLHGLWNRGNDEPALRFLQDDPVATQSKIALARATAVVISAGLGILGVTPVEEMR; via the coding sequence ATGAACCTCTTTGCCGATATCCGCGCGCTTGTCCTCGATGCCATCACGACCCTCGTGACCGAGGGTGTGCTGCCTGACGGTCTGAACACCGATGCCGTGACGACGGAACCTCCGCGAGATCCGGCGCATGGCGACATGGCGACGAACGCGGCAATGGTGCTGGCCAAACCGGCGGGCAAGAAGCCGCGCGACATCGCGGAGGCATTGGCGGTCAAGCTGGCAGACGACCCGCGTGTCGCCAGTGCCGAGGTGGCGGGCCCGGGCTTTCTGAACCTGCGGCTGGAGCCGTCGGTCTGGCAAGCCCTTCCTAAGGCGATCCTGGGCGGCGGCACGGCATATGGCCGGTCCGACATGGGCAAGGGGGAGAAGGTCAACATCGAGTACGTCTCGGCCAACCCCACCGGGCCGATGCACGTGGGCCACGCGCGCGGCGCGATCGTGGGCGATGCCATGGCCTCGCTGCTGGCCTATGCCGGCTACGACGTGACCCGCGAATACTACATCAACGACGGCGGCGCGCAGGTCGACGTGCTGGCGCGGTCCGTGTACCTGCGTTACCAGGAGGCGCACGATCTGTCGGTCGACTGGCCCGAAGGCAGCTATCCCGGCGATTATCTGATCCCGGTCGGCGAGGCGCTGAAGGACAAGGTGGGCGACGTCTGGCTGGAAGCCCCCGAGAAGGTCTGGCTGCCGGAGGTCCGTGAGTTCGCGACCGCGGCGATGATGGCCCTGATCCGCGACGACCTGGCCGCGCTTGGCGTGCACATGGATGTCTTCTTCTCCGAGAAGTCGCTGTACGGCACCGGCCGGATCGAGGCGGCGATCGACGCGCTGAAAGAGATGGGGCTGATCTACTGGGGCGTCCTGCCGAAGCCCAAGGGCAAGGCGGAAGAAGATTGGGAAGAACGCGAGCAGTGGCTGTTCAAGTCGACCGATTTCGGTGACGACGAGGATCGCCCGGTGATGAAGGCGGATGGGTCCTGGGCGTATTTCGCGCCGGATATCGCGTATCACTACGACAAGGTGCAGCGCGGGTTCGATCTGCTGATCAACATCTTCGGCGCGGATCACGGCGGTTACGTCAAGCGGCTGAAAGCGGTGGTCAAGGCGCTGAGCCAGGATCGCGTGCCGCTGGACATCAAGCTGATCCAGCTGGTGAAGCTGTTCAAGAACGGCGCGCCGTTCAAGATGTCGAAGCGGGCAGGGACCTTCATCACGCTGCGCGATCTCGTGGACGAGGTGGGCGCCGACGTGGCGCGGTTCCACATGCTGACGCGGAAATCCGACGCGACGCTGGACTTCGACTTCGACAAGGTGGTCGAGCAGTCGAAGGAAAACCCGGTGTTCTACGTGCAGTACGCCCACGCGCGGATCTGTTCGGTGCTGCGCAAGGCGGGGGCCGAGGGCATCGACGTGTCCGATGCGACGCTGGCGGCGCAGGACCTGTCCGGCATGACGCATCCGGCCGAGCTGCACCTCGCCGCGAAGCTGGCGGAATGGCCGCGTCTGGTGGAGATCGCCGCGCGCACACACGAACCGCACCGGGTGGCGACGTACCTCGGCGAACTGGCGGCGGACCTGCATGGGCTGTGGAACCGGGGCAACGACGAACCGGCGTTGCGGTTCCTCCAGGATGACCCTGTTGCAACACAGTCGAAAATCGCGCTGGCACGCGCCACGGCAGTTGTGATTTCCGCTGGCCTTGGTATCTTGGGCGTGACCCCGGTGGAAGAAATGCGCTGA